Proteins from a single region of Artemia franciscana chromosome 20, ASM3288406v1, whole genome shotgun sequence:
- the LOC136040060 gene encoding uncharacterized protein LOC136040060 codes for MDYSRDSESDKIQNIIGKKVTRVEVKDVNGKPLLPSEINDFFASICKIHLQLRKLPPNDSVSNIPILEICSVAKKLKALDSHKSNYPSEIPIKLIIECADLLSTPLTAIFNQCFIDGGVPCIFKQAYVTPIPKCKAPKDITEMRPILKTPALSKVFESIIFDCLFEDINDNIDPQQFGFRSRHSAVHYLVALLDTILKHLENNGAYVDALFADIVKAFDSLDHNVIVEEAKAMGACPFVVRMLASFLFERSQCVQLPDHEPSEFVNIFCGLPQGTKLGLLSFLIVFNCILTTIQECFKFADDLTVLSLQLSPLTTELSE; via the exons ATGGATTACTCAAGAGATTCGGAATCTGATAAAA TTCAGAACATTATTGGCAAAAAAGTAACTAGAGTTGAAGTGAAAGATGTCAATGGTAAACCCTTGTTACCTAGTGAAATTAATGACTTTTTTGCatcaatttgtaaaattcatctgcaactaagaaaattaccaccaaatgattcagtttcaaatatccCTATACTAGAGATTTGTTCAGTTGCTAAAAAGTTGAAGGCACTTGATTCTCATAAGTCTAATTATCCTAGTGAGATACCgattaaattgattattgagTGTGCTGATCTTTTATCTACTCCTTTAAcggcaatttttaaccaatgttttattgatggtggtgtcccatgtatttttaaacaggcATATGTAACACCAATCCCCAAATGCAAGGCACCTAAAGATATTACTGAGATGAGGCCGATTTTGAAAACACCAGCTCtctcaaaagtatttgaaagtattatttttgattgtttatttgaggacataaatgataatattgatccccaacaatttggatttagatccAGGCATAGTGCTGTTCATTACTTGGTTGCATTGTTGGATACTATCCTTAAGCACTTAGAAAATAATGGAGCCTATGTTGATGCATTATTTGCAGACAtagttaaggcttttgatagtcttgatCATAATGTAATTGTGGAAGAAGCAAAGGCTATGGGTGCCTGTCCATTTGTTGTAAGAATGcttgctagttttctttttgaaagatctcagtgtgtccaacttcctgatcatgagccatctgaatttgtaaatattttttgtggtttgccacaagggactaaattaggcctgctttcttttcttattgtttttaactgtATTTTAACAACAATCCAAGAgtgttttaaatttgctgatgatttaactgttttatcactGCAACTAAGCCCTCTGACTACTGAACTATCTGAATAA